The Aythya fuligula isolate bAytFul2 chromosome 1, bAytFul2.pri, whole genome shotgun sequence nucleotide sequence TAAACCACCGCCTATTCACAACTCTAAGGTGACCTGACTGCTCTTCCTCCGTCtgtgaatgcattttttcctgctgtagcAAGTTTATAAAGTATTTATAACACAAGTATTGTTACCAACACATTGGCTTTTCTTAATTACTAAAGGTGGGAAGAGAATTACCCTAAAACCCCATTAATTTCTGTCATGCACACAACCCTTTTCTGACCTCACTGCAAAGTGTTTTGGAAAAGCAATCAAGCTGCAGAACATAGCAGGTACCAATGCCCTAGGATTGATTTCTGTCAGGAAGTGCAACTTGGGTTTTACCTTGGAGATTTACTGTTTTCAGCTATTGAGAAGCAGAATATACTGCCACCAATTATGCAGAGTGAAGCTCCAGCCCATCCAATGAATAAAGCTGCTCCTAATTCGTACCTACAGGAAGTCAATAAATGCGTTTAACAAAGACAGAACgaatttaacattttgttttcagaacagaagcactacattttttgttccttttttttttttttttccattgacaCACACATTTTGCATTgcaaagccagcagctcagTCGTTCTCCCAGGCTCTTTTCATTATTCCCCTGGCACGCGAGAGGCAGACCTGTCCCCGAGGCACacttctgcagcttctccacGTCTCTTCCCAGTTGGAGAGCTGAAGAAATCTGCGATTCCTCAGCCCTTCTACCCCACATGGCTCCCATCTCCCCAGACCATTTCAGATTTGTTCCCATTGTCTCCCGAGCTGCTCCGTGGCTTTCTGTGAGTCCTCCTCCGAGGCTACTGAGGCTGGGGACCTGAGCTGCTGCCTACAGCTCTCCTTGTCCTTAGTTCTCCCCTCTGGCTCTCAGCCTGAGCACAACATGAGGTTattatacacatacacacatatatatatatatatatataatatgcaaTATATAAACGTCAAGATATGCATCCACACGGAACCACAGACTAAAATCAGtaaggctggaaaagccctccaagatcatctgtgCAGCCCCAGTCGTCATTCAAGTGGATTTACTCTACATCAGTTCCAACTTTTGTTAATAAGTTTATTGCGAGCTCTGCTGAGGTGACTCTAACAAAATCCTCGGCTCGACAGCCTTCCTGTGCCTCAGAAGGAGCTTGCAGCTGCGTACTTCTGAGCTAGTTCTGACCACGAACAGCTCCTGTTCTGACATCAGTTGAAATACACAACCTGAATACAAGTAAGCTGGTCTGCAAAACCCCTGTCTTTATGAAGGTGATgctgtgaaaatggaaaaattccCTGAGGGGGGGTCCAGACACCCAGAAAATGATATAGGGAATTGGAGGGTGAACACTGGCTGCAGAACAAAAAGTCACTTTTCCATGTTTTCGCCCAGAGGTAAAGCACGgagtttttttaaaagagacatACTGCAAGAAAAAGCCACATGTAGAAAGAATATCAGTCTCAGGAAGCTGATAACACCCCCAGTTCAAGTTATTTCTGACTCAGGGACCTCCAAAAAGAGATGGGGACTTCAGAGCTCAGAGATAAGCTACTTGGTGGGGGCTTGCACCTGAGTCATAACAGCCCTGCGAGTGCTCTAACATCGAGACCTCCTTCTCCTGTCCCATTCACACCATCCTAAGCAGAGGTTTTATTTGCCATGCcttgctaaaaaaaaaggatcagatTCCCCCAGACATCCTCCACACCTGATGTGGGATTTAGGGACCCAACCTGCCAATTAAGACGCTGGAAGCCACAGCTCAACTGCCTTTCACCCAGAAaaccctgcctccagccccttgTCTGACTTCAAAACCTACCACAGgtagttttatttctaatgatGCTAACGTTTCCGTCCAGGTGCTACAAGTTTCACAAGACTGAGCAGATTTCTGTCTGTTCGAGACCTGGGCTTTATAAAATACTCACGCTGAATCACAGCCCCAAGGTGCCCTTTTAGCAAGCTGCAGAGGCGAACCAAAGCACTGAACTCCAAAATGAAGGGGCGTGAGGACCCTTCCTGGTGCCTGCCACACTGCTACCCtaaggagctgcagggctggcctAATTGGTCTTTCCTCCCcacctacacacacacaaaagcctTTGTGATTTACACTGGTGCTTATCAGGAATTTTCAGTCGCGTATCAACCTGTGTATGGCTCCCTGGATTTTATCCAATCCAGGGTTTTTTTTGCAGTTAGGAAGCCAAGCCTACCCCACCATCCAAAATCCACGATATGCCATATTAAAAACATCCTGCACCTTGACgactcttgaaaaaaaaaaagactaataaaTGGAGATAGgcttttttagaagaaatttctctatttgctgtttttccctttcattttttatcattaaaacCCTTACAGGAAATGCAGTCTCCTGTTCTTATCATCCTTGCTTGTAAGAATGAGAGCAGCGACTCTCCGGGCGTGGGGCTGCGCACCCCTGGACTCCCACCAGTGCACCCAGTCTGCCGCTGCAGGATCACTGGGAAATCTCCAGGAGGTCAGGGGAACGAGGCACCGAGGCTAAGAGCAGGTATTTCACTCTAATCAATCCCAGGAGGCAGAATTCAGCCAGACAGAAGGTGTAACATCAGTATAGAAGGAAAATATCCCGGCTGTTACATAGGTCAGGACCACGAAGCAAACTCTCATGCAAACCAGCTGAAATTTCGTTAGCCAGCTAGATGAACTCCTGGACACTGGTAATGATCATACCTAACTTCTCAGCGAATCAATACACCTCCCCAGtggaaatctgtattttgaaCATCTAATTCTTAAGAGTGAGGGAAAATGAGAACTGGGTTCAAAGCCACGTGACAGCAGGACAGCGCAAAGAGGGCCTGTGTGGATGAACTGGGCACAACagattctgggaaaaaaaaggctgagggGAAACAATTCTCTATAAAAATGGAAGTTAGTCAGGTAATTTGGATAAACTAGCTCCATTCATCAGGAAGAATGATGATTATTGAGTTCAGACTGCGGCAAGGGACAAAAAGGATGAAAActataaaagcttttattagaAGTAGTAAAGGGACAAAATAGTTTCCTAAGAGAAGCTGGCAAGACAGCAGAACAGAGAGAAGCatggattttcttctcttagaggtgtctgaaaaaaaatgcagtcagcTTGGCTGTGAGTACGGAGGCACCCCATGCTGTCACCGAGCCTCTGCGCGTGTTGCTCCGTGAGGTGGACCAGCACTCATGGAGCTGTTTTAAACCCCTAATGCAACCTATTGTGTGGGAACATAACATCCAGCCTAAGATTTCTAAGCAAGGCTGGCTTTAGAGTGTCCCAGAGCTGACCATCATTCCTCGCTAAGCTACACGTAAATTGAAAACCAGAAGTCTCTCGGGCACCAGCCTCAGGCAGATCTCTGACTCCCCCTGCATCTGTATATATTCAAGGCACCTCTTCCCCATGCAGAAGACCAGAGGGAAATTCTGATAGCCAAAGGGATGCCAAACATCCCATGtcattaattttccattaaCAGTATCTCAAACCTCTCTTTGACACCACCCAGATAACTTCAGGAGAAAACATGCACCAAACTGCAAACAGTTGAGGAACCAAAGCAGCGTCCTCTCTCAGTTGAGCCAGTGCCAAATTTCTATAGCATACCAGCAAGGCTCATTAGCTGCTTCTGCAATGTATATCAAAGTAGGAGTTCCCAGAAGGCAACAAAATTAATTGCTccaatgtattttatattgtttcagAGAGAAAGTAGTCAAATAACACCTTTATCTTAACCTGACACAAGATCACTGCATGAGCTGCATCACATGTCCACCATGTGAAACTCCAATTACAACTTCTAGTATTGCTCTCCACCTTTATCTTTGCAGCAAATATTTCTCGTGCCAGCAGTTGTGCTATTCTGGTTGTTCAGGAAAAAGGTAATTTCCGCAGACgaaatgttttaatattagacctttcattttttaaactggtTTTCTCATTTGCTCGCGGTAAAACTCTGCCGTGAGGTCTGCCTGCCCTTTTTGCAACAAAACAAGTGTAGGAACACAACGAAGGAAAGGGAATTTTGGCAATGATGAAGCTATTTTTCATTGGGAACATTAAGCCTGATGAATAATTAACTTCTGGCTGTATAGCCAGTCCCCATTTTCTCCACAGTAGCTCACATCCTTGTTGCTTTTGGTGGCCTTTGGATCCTGTCCTCTCCTCCTTACAAAGGAAACTCATATGAACTTGTTTTCAAGAAGAGAGAAACTGTGTCAGTCCTACTGCAAATGTGGATCCAACTGGTGTCATTTATTCAGGCTGACAGTTTTATATATACCCAGTGCTTGACGTCTTCGGGGATCACCACAAAGAAAGCTTACATTACAGCCAGTGCTTTCAAACTTGGTGGCCACAATGCAAATCTAGAATCCGAGGATGGGTTCATGAATTGCTGCCTTGGAAGGTCCTGAGCACTCACACAGCTTTCAGGGGAGTCTTTAGGGATGCTCATTATTTCTGGTTTGGTCCTGCAATTCTATGAACACACACTCCCTTGTATTTAATTGCACGTACAGCTGAAGCACTGACATTAGTGCTTTATGATTGTGggttatgaaaaatatttatgatcCAAATTATAGTCATCGAGAGTTCAAAATCTGTCAGCAAAAACAGTCCACAGAACCTGCAGAAATGTCTCTTCAAATGGACTAAAGACTGCACAGTGTTCAACACCTTTATGGAAACCACTGGCTATCGATAGCTTAGAGGAATAGTTTTCTTCCTATTGAATTATGTGCCTAATGAGCACCTGTCTTGTGAAATGCCTCCTCTGCATCTTTGACATAAACATAACTCCTGATCAACCCAGCCTACCCTGGGACGAGTGCTGTAGAGTCCTGCCAAGCCGCGATAAGCCTGGGCACAGAGACCACAGACCCATCACCCTACAGGGAGGTCTTAGCTCATGAAACCTCAGCACACAATTACTACAGATGGAAAACATGatgaaatatgaataaataaagcccACTTTCCATTTCTACCCAACAGGAGAAGCATCTGCTTTCTGGATACATGAGTTCTGGCACGCAGCATGAAACTTAAGGTCTACTCTTGAAAGATGAAGGGCTATAGGAAAGTACTTACTTTTGTGCAATATAAGAAGGATCAAAGAACTCAGACGTAATCCTGTTTGCATACAGGGAACAACCAGTCATAGAGCACAGccctgaaaagcagaagacaaacCGTTCAGtggaagcagcagaggagctttGGGCCTGACCCTGACGCAGTCATGTGTGGATTTCTGCCACAAAGCAGGAGCTCTGGCATGACTCCTGAATACACAAGCTTAGAGAAATAAGGTATATTTACCAGACAGTATGAAAATCAGTCCAGCTAAGCAAGCTATTTTTGCTTTGGTCTGATCAGAACCGCCGACTTTTGTACACTTCATCCCAATCAGCCCAAACACGGAACCGAAGAACCCCAGGCAGACGGCGGAGATCATCAGTCCTCTGCAGGCTTGGATGTAACCTGCAACGAGAAAGGGCAAGGCTAACGTGAGGGCAGGGAACACAACGGGTTTCGCTGTAGCTCCCCTCACCCTTAAAAGCATCTGGCATGAATTAATTATTGCAAACCAAATTAGACCTTGGCTGGTGTAATGCCAACTTATCACAGAGTATATACTTCCAGGTGATGGTGTGATGATGCCGTGTGAACCCAGTCCCTACAAAACACGCCGTGTTATTTGGGGCTGCAAAAACAATTGTGGCATTGGGCACAGTGTCCCCAAGAGGCTGCACCCATGGGTTTTgaagagcagctctgtgtgGGACGTGCAGCATctgccacaggctgcagaggcACACAACACCTCGCTGTGCAGATGCCGCAATGGCAGCAGGTTGGCAAGGCCTCATCTCTTGTGGATCAGCCCAGCAGGCCCTCGCTCTGCAAGGAAGCCAAATACATGCTCAGCTTCACAGAGAGCAGAGACCCTCGGAGATAAAGCGAGCTGCTGCCACGCCGGACCAGTGCCTCACAGCTGAATTTGGCCACACGCGGTTTTGCCAGGCTGCTCTGAACCGAGGCACCCGATGCAGGGCCTTTCCACAGGATACCCGACTGCTTGgcctcttctcccttcctcctgggATTAAAACACAGTGATAACCACGTGGCACCGTTCACAGGGTGGAACAGTGCCATCTCACACAGCCAAATAACCGTTTTATAGCAAGAAGTTTCTCTCCATAACCAATTACAtctcatttaaaatggaaatgcattTCCATTATTCGTGCCTGCAGTCTTTTCTCTGTGATCTCTGGTGGGTGGAAATGTCGAGAGCTAACCCAGGTTTCCATTGCTTATTACACCCGCTTTTCCAGAataccaaataaacaaaaaagccctGCATAAAAGCCcttaaaatgtggaaaattaatttattaaaacaggAACTAGGGGATatctaatggaaaaaaagcaagcaatagattcaaaacaaaaattgtgggttttttttttcacacaataAAGTTGTGGAGCTGCTTTCCACAGGCTACGTGGATGCAAAAGTTCTTGCACAGGTGCAAAAATGGGATAAAACCATTGAAGAGAAATCTCTGCCTGGCTGGCAGGCCCCTGAGCTGCAGATGGCCATCGCAGACGTTTGGCCTTCTTCTGCACTCTTTTTTGGCACCCACTTTGGCCGCTGCTGGAGGAATACCAGCTCCAGGATGAGCAATCTGTGTTTaagaacacttaaaaaaaatacacaaacaaaataactgatTCACAGCTTTGTGTAATACACAGTGCACAAGAAGCAATTTGTAGGACTTAACACCCCATGGACATGTTTCATGTACAACATGCTCCTGTAGTCCCCCTGCTGAAGGAAGAATACACAATGACATAACTGTAATAGCCATAGGACTCTCATGTTGGAATATAAGCATCATTTGGGTCTGCTGACATGTCTAACactataatttaaattattataataagTTGAACTCCTATGGTAGCTGGATGAGCTGCCCACTGGAGACACCTCCCTTTGCCATGGATGATAAATGAAGCACAGGCTGGCAAGTTCAGAATCGGGTCTCATTACACCTAAGTCTAGACTTCTGATTTTTAGGTACTTACAATCACAATGTTATAATTACAATTTACAATTTTACTTATCTTCAGTATCCAATAATATGTcacagtttgtattttttatacaAATTTATATAATACGCATAAATTTgtgtaattttctatttttgaaagAGGATCATGAGGAACCCTTCAGTTCTTACAGACACATGCCTCAGACATGTTCCCTTGAAGTGTTACTTCAGCATTATTGCCATGTTTAAGTCTTGTTTGAGCTCAAAAATTAGCCAGCTCTTTGGATacatttttttatcttttatctttgaatttctgctgtgctgagagTATCTACTGTGACTTTaatgcagaatattttgatAGGCATGGCTGATATTTGTCTTCAGCAATGGTCAGATAACCTAGGATTTAACGCCTCTAGTGGAAATGTTTAGTGGCATGTTGGTGTACCTTAAAACCTTTTGAATCCATGTAAAAAGCAATGCTTCCCAATGTTGTAGCAAAAAGGAGACAGCCAAcccttctctcctgctctcccGGGAGCACAGTTTAGATAGGAAAGGCTGCTGTCTGTGTTCTTCTCCACTCAACACCAAAGAGCCTCCAGCCCTGAGCCAGCAGCCACGAAAAGCAGCTCCAGGTAGGTCCCTCTCAGACCCCTAAACACCTGAGCAGCATCCCACACATCATCCCATGGCACCCCAGAGGAGATGCCTTCACCTGAAACACGGCTCGACAGAACGGAGAAGCAGCACCACGTCCATGCTACAGGGGCTAACTCGGACCAGATATGAGACAAACCCAGCAGAAGAACTACAGACTGAAGATTTACAGAGCCAAACCGAAGACCACCATCTGCCTAAGCTCTCCTAGGTCCTGTAAAaaacttttttggggggacctgcaagaaaacaaaaggtatGGACACCCTAAAG carries:
- the CLDN10 gene encoding claudin-10, producing MASTAAEIVAFLLTVCGWVLVSSTLPTDYWKVSTIDGTVITTATFWANLWKTCVTDSTGVSNCKDFPSMLALDGYIQACRGLMISAVCLGFFGSVFGLIGMKCTKVGGSDQTKAKIACLAGLIFILSGLCSMTGCSLYANRITSEFFDPSYIAQKYELGAALFIGWAGASLCIIGGSIFCFSIAENSKSPRRGYAYNGAASVMSSRTKVHSSVPDKTPPKHFDKNAYV